Proteins encoded within one genomic window of Paenarthrobacter sp. JL.01a:
- a CDS encoding universal stress protein: MRYVVGYTANARGRDAVHLAIAMARGQDASLDLVLVVPEDSPYNAVYPPEPGYDSILNEQARQWLDDGLALVPTDVTARAHIRRGDSEAQALIDAAVEFDAAALVIGATNNGLFKRFTIGSVASSLLHSSPVPVALAPHGFDRTAGITRLSCGFGARPGADELLDVAVESARDRHLPLRLVSLLALDGGNSPGLADAAWVHAADRLAAVGDSTPGSGPDSGTEPEIVVAQGRTIEEAVDRLEWEDGEILLIGSSRLAQHRATFLGTTANRILRALPVPMIVVPRDYTRQRP; encoded by the coding sequence ATGCGATACGTCGTCGGCTACACCGCCAACGCCAGGGGTCGCGATGCCGTCCACCTCGCCATTGCGATGGCCCGCGGACAGGACGCCAGCCTGGACCTGGTCCTCGTGGTCCCCGAGGACTCGCCGTACAACGCCGTGTACCCGCCTGAGCCGGGCTACGACTCGATCCTCAACGAGCAAGCCCGGCAGTGGCTCGACGACGGACTCGCCCTGGTTCCGACCGATGTCACCGCCCGCGCGCACATCCGCCGCGGAGACTCGGAAGCGCAGGCACTCATTGATGCGGCTGTGGAGTTCGATGCGGCCGCGCTGGTCATTGGAGCCACCAACAACGGCCTGTTCAAACGGTTCACCATCGGTTCAGTGGCCAGTTCACTGCTGCACTCTTCTCCGGTCCCGGTCGCCTTGGCGCCCCACGGCTTTGATCGGACCGCCGGCATCACCCGGCTCAGCTGCGGTTTCGGCGCCCGGCCCGGTGCCGATGAACTGCTCGACGTCGCCGTTGAATCAGCGCGCGACCGCCACCTTCCGCTGCGGCTCGTCTCCCTGTTGGCGCTCGACGGCGGTAACTCGCCCGGGCTCGCCGACGCCGCCTGGGTGCATGCCGCCGACCGTCTTGCCGCCGTCGGGGATTCAACCCCCGGTTCCGGTCCGGACTCCGGGACCGAGCCCGAAATCGTCGTCGCGCAAGGCCGCACGATCGAGGAGGCCGTGGACCGCCTCGAATGGGAAGACGGCGAAATCCTTCTCATCGGCTCCAGCCGCCTGGCGCAGCACCGCGCCACCTTTCTGGGCACCACCGCAAACCGGATCCTGCGTGCCCTGCCAGTTCCAATGATCGTGGTTCCCCGCGACTACACGCGACAGCGCCCCTAG
- a CDS encoding APC family permease, whose translation MSTAPKTVQSKDSALSEKGLKAGSVGLVGAVVIGVSCIAPAYTLTAALGPTVSEVGVHLPAIFLVGFIPMLLVALGYRELNNAMPDAGTSFTWATRAFGPWIGWMGGWGLIAATIIVLSNLAAVAVDFFYLMLGQVFSDPSLADLSKILPLNIATTLVFIAVACWISYRGMETTKGVQYVLVAFQLLVLGWFAVSAFSHVANGTAFDATAISPDWFNPFAVDSFTTFTAGVSLSIFIYWGWDVTLTMNEETRNPEKTPGRAATVTVLVIVIIYMTVALATLSFAGVGDTGLGTGNPENQSSIFAVLAGPVMGPFAILMSLAILSSSAASLQSTFVSPARTLLAMGHYKAISPKFGRISPTYKSPSTATIAAAIAAAGFYVITRTVSENALWDTITALGMMICFYYGITALACVWYFRASAFAGVRSFFFKFLAPLLGGVILLVMFVKTAVDSLDPAYGSGSSVGGIGLVFILGMGVILLGVVVMLVMCRVRPEFFRNFSRRVGN comes from the coding sequence ATGTCAACTGCACCAAAGACGGTCCAGTCGAAAGATTCGGCCCTGAGTGAGAAGGGCCTGAAAGCCGGATCGGTGGGCCTCGTCGGCGCCGTCGTGATCGGCGTTTCCTGCATCGCGCCGGCCTATACGCTGACCGCGGCGCTTGGTCCCACCGTTTCCGAGGTGGGTGTCCACCTTCCCGCGATCTTCCTGGTGGGCTTCATCCCGATGCTGCTGGTGGCGCTTGGCTACCGCGAACTCAACAACGCCATGCCCGACGCCGGAACGTCCTTTACCTGGGCGACGCGCGCCTTCGGTCCGTGGATCGGTTGGATGGGTGGGTGGGGGCTCATCGCGGCGACCATCATCGTGCTGTCCAACCTTGCCGCGGTTGCCGTGGACTTCTTTTACCTGATGCTTGGGCAGGTCTTCAGCGACCCCTCTCTTGCCGATCTCAGCAAGATCCTGCCCCTGAACATCGCCACAACACTGGTGTTCATTGCGGTGGCTTGCTGGATTTCGTACCGCGGCATGGAGACCACCAAGGGCGTGCAGTACGTGCTGGTGGCATTCCAGTTGCTGGTGCTTGGGTGGTTCGCTGTTTCCGCGTTTTCGCACGTAGCCAACGGCACGGCCTTTGACGCCACCGCCATCTCACCCGACTGGTTCAACCCCTTTGCGGTGGACTCCTTCACGACCTTCACCGCCGGCGTGTCCCTCTCGATCTTCATTTACTGGGGCTGGGACGTGACGCTGACCATGAACGAGGAAACCCGCAATCCCGAGAAGACGCCCGGCCGTGCAGCAACCGTGACCGTGCTGGTGATCGTGATCATTTACATGACCGTTGCGCTGGCAACCTTGTCCTTCGCCGGCGTAGGGGACACGGGCCTGGGTACGGGAAACCCGGAGAACCAGTCGAGCATCTTCGCCGTGCTGGCGGGTCCTGTGATGGGTCCATTCGCCATTTTGATGTCGCTGGCAATCCTGAGCAGTTCGGCTGCGTCCCTGCAGTCGACGTTCGTTTCTCCCGCCCGGACGCTGTTGGCTATGGGCCACTACAAGGCCATCTCGCCCAAGTTCGGCCGGATCAGCCCCACTTACAAGTCTCCGAGCACCGCCACAATCGCCGCGGCTATCGCAGCTGCAGGCTTCTACGTCATCACCCGGACCGTCTCCGAGAATGCCCTCTGGGACACCATCACCGCCCTGGGCATGATGATCTGCTTCTACTACGGCATCACCGCGCTGGCCTGCGTTTGGTACTTCCGGGCATCCGCCTTTGCCGGTGTTCGCTCCTTCTTCTTCAAGTTCCTGGCGCCCTTGCTGGGCGGCGTGATCCTGTTGGTCATGTTCGTGAAGACTGCCGTTGACTCCTTGGACCCGGCCTATGGTTCGGGCTCATCGGTGGGCGGCATTGGCTTGGTGTTCATCCTTGGAATGGGCGTGATCCTGCTGGGCGTGGTGGTGATGCTGGTGATGTGCAGGGTACGCCCCGAGTTCTTCAGGAACTTCTCCCGCCGAGTTGGCAATTAA
- a CDS encoding VOC family protein, with the protein MRLKMCSIHVKDPAIAHTFYTETLGFETLMAMPEYNLFIIKDPGAGENATGLLLEPSDNPIGANYMNAVYEAGMPAVVLGVPDVQAEYERLLAAGVKFKGEPAEDPSGISAVFDDGCGNYVQLHQD; encoded by the coding sequence ATGAGACTGAAAATGTGCAGCATCCACGTCAAGGACCCGGCAATAGCTCACACCTTCTACACGGAAACGTTGGGCTTCGAGACCTTGATGGCGATGCCTGAGTACAACCTCTTCATCATCAAGGATCCCGGCGCCGGTGAGAACGCCACCGGGCTGCTCCTGGAGCCCAGCGACAACCCCATAGGCGCGAATTACATGAACGCCGTTTATGAGGCTGGGATGCCCGCGGTGGTCCTCGGCGTGCCCGACGTCCAGGCCGAATACGAGCGCTTGCTGGCTGCGGGCGTGAAGTTCAAGGGAGAGCCGGCAGAGGATCCGTCGGGCATCAGCGCAGTTTTCGACGACGGTTGCGGCAACTACGTCCAACTGCACCAGGACTAG
- a CDS encoding DUF5997 family protein codes for MTSSNSQSMKPATVAKKLGIYLPATPQEFQDSSISREEFNELQSNPPEWLAELRRNGPHPRPVVAQKLNISISGLARGGVEEALTTAEITELLQTPPQWLVTERATHAAVRSEAQRVKDEAHKKAATKEARENAAAKRDAPKGTKRDRA; via the coding sequence ATGACGTCCTCGAACTCCCAGTCCATGAAGCCGGCAACAGTCGCCAAGAAACTCGGCATCTACCTGCCCGCTACACCCCAGGAGTTCCAGGATTCGTCCATCTCCCGCGAGGAATTCAACGAACTCCAGTCCAACCCACCGGAATGGCTGGCCGAGCTGCGCCGCAACGGCCCGCACCCGCGCCCGGTAGTTGCGCAAAAGCTGAACATCTCCATCAGCGGCCTGGCCCGCGGCGGCGTCGAGGAAGCACTCACGACGGCGGAAATCACCGAGTTGCTGCAGACTCCCCCGCAGTGGCTGGTCACCGAACGCGCCACCCACGCTGCTGTCCGTTCCGAGGCCCAGCGCGTCAAGGACGAGGCCCACAAAAAGGCCGCGACGAAGGAAGCCCGGGAGAACGCCGCAGCAAAACGCGATGCTCCCAAGGGAACCAAGCGCGACCGCGCATAA
- a CDS encoding LysR family transcriptional regulator substrate-binding protein produces MPDAEESTETPESHPALRFAYVAGVTPGKWIRRWEERMPEVPLHSFMSDDDAQLSVLRDGSADLSFVRLPVDRDGLNVIPLYEEQPVVVAPKGHEISVFEEVALEDLAEENFLDVEEMGGPAMALQVVASGAGLVIMPMSVARHLNAKDTVMRRLSGAPGTQIGLAWLVGTDSPVVEEFIGIVRGRTAQSSRQPSAKQEKPKKAPKPDRRGSGAKKPAVAQRYAPNPDKGRGRGSRKKGKR; encoded by the coding sequence GTGCCAGATGCTGAAGAATCCACGGAAACTCCCGAGTCCCACCCCGCGCTTCGCTTTGCGTACGTCGCCGGCGTGACTCCCGGAAAGTGGATCCGCCGCTGGGAAGAGCGGATGCCCGAAGTACCGCTGCACTCCTTCATGTCCGACGACGACGCGCAGCTTTCGGTGTTGCGCGACGGTTCCGCTGACCTCAGTTTTGTTCGGTTGCCCGTGGACCGGGACGGTCTGAACGTCATCCCGTTGTATGAAGAGCAGCCCGTGGTGGTTGCACCCAAGGGCCATGAGATCTCAGTGTTCGAGGAAGTAGCCCTGGAGGACCTGGCCGAGGAGAACTTCCTTGACGTAGAGGAAATGGGTGGCCCGGCCATGGCCCTCCAAGTGGTTGCTTCCGGCGCCGGTCTGGTGATCATGCCCATGTCCGTTGCCAGGCACCTGAACGCCAAAGATACTGTGATGCGACGCCTCAGCGGCGCTCCCGGAACCCAGATCGGTCTGGCCTGGCTTGTCGGAACGGACAGCCCGGTGGTGGAGGAGTTCATTGGGATTGTCCGAGGCCGGACGGCGCAGAGTTCGCGCCAACCGTCTGCCAAGCAGGAGAAGCCCAAGAAGGCGCCGAAGCCGGATCGCAGGGGTTCGGGTGCGAAGAAGCCCGCAGTTGCCCAGCGCTACGCTCCGAATCCGGACAAAGGACGCGGCCGCGGTTCGCGGAAAAAGGGCAAGCGCTGA
- a CDS encoding GntR family transcriptional regulator, with protein MAGADQESDEHPGLDGARARMRLRVPSVAERVAEELRYQLAEGFLVPGAKLTEATIAEDLGVSRNTVREAFAELAAERLLLRQPNKGVFVATLEAGDIHDVYTVRRAIEVSSIRAGGSPERIAAVRAAVDEGKRAAAADDNEGLGSANQHFHGAIVALAESNRLNTIMAQILAEMRLYFHKATVNAHFYSDWLAENEQICAALEAGELERAGDLLLAYLNRSEQQQAAIHGE; from the coding sequence ATGGCCGGAGCAGATCAGGAATCAGACGAACACCCCGGCCTTGACGGTGCCCGCGCCCGCATGCGGCTCAGGGTCCCCTCCGTGGCCGAACGGGTAGCCGAGGAACTCCGTTACCAGCTGGCAGAGGGCTTCCTTGTACCCGGCGCCAAACTCACCGAGGCCACCATCGCCGAGGATCTTGGCGTTTCCCGGAACACCGTCAGGGAAGCCTTTGCCGAGCTCGCCGCCGAACGCCTCCTGCTCCGCCAGCCGAACAAAGGTGTGTTCGTAGCCACCCTCGAGGCAGGGGACATCCACGACGTCTACACCGTCCGTCGCGCCATCGAGGTCAGCTCCATCCGTGCGGGAGGTTCGCCGGAGCGCATAGCCGCCGTCAGGGCCGCCGTCGACGAGGGAAAACGCGCCGCAGCGGCTGACGACAACGAAGGACTGGGCAGCGCGAACCAGCATTTCCACGGGGCAATCGTGGCTTTGGCAGAGAGCAACCGCCTGAACACGATCATGGCCCAGATCCTGGCTGAGATGAGGCTTTACTTCCACAAAGCCACCGTCAACGCGCACTTCTACAGCGACTGGCTCGCCGAAAATGAGCAGATCTGCGCAGCGCTGGAGGCCGGCGAACTGGAACGCGCGGGCGACCTGCTTCTTGCCTATCTCAACCGTTCAGAGCAGCAGCAGGCCGCAATCCACGGCGAATAG
- a CDS encoding LamB/YcsF family protein, producing MATIDLNSDVGESFGRWTLGDDAAMFQSVSSANVACGFHAGDPSVIRSTSEKAVKAGVVIGAHVGYRDLAGFGRRFMDIDPVELADDVVYQIGALQALAALSGGRVQYVKPHGGLYNAIVKHTAQARAVVDAVKSVDPNLPILGLPGSEVLRLAEEAGLRGISEAFADRAYTPEGTLVPRSQPGAVLHDSVEVAEHVLRMATEQSVKAIDGSILKINAESICVHGDSPGAVAMAAAVKSALGDAGVTIGSFL from the coding sequence ATGGCAACAATCGACCTGAACAGCGACGTCGGAGAGTCCTTCGGACGCTGGACGCTCGGCGACGACGCTGCCATGTTCCAGTCCGTCTCCAGTGCCAACGTTGCTTGTGGATTCCACGCCGGCGACCCCAGCGTTATCCGCAGCACCAGCGAGAAGGCGGTCAAGGCCGGCGTCGTCATTGGTGCCCACGTCGGATACCGCGATCTCGCGGGATTCGGCCGTCGCTTCATGGATATTGACCCCGTGGAGTTGGCTGACGACGTGGTGTACCAGATCGGTGCGCTGCAGGCTCTGGCAGCTCTTTCCGGTGGCCGGGTGCAGTACGTGAAACCCCACGGCGGCCTGTACAACGCGATCGTCAAGCACACGGCCCAGGCGCGGGCTGTGGTTGATGCTGTGAAATCGGTGGACCCCAACCTTCCGATCCTCGGCCTGCCCGGCTCTGAAGTCCTGCGTTTGGCTGAGGAAGCGGGCCTCCGCGGAATTTCCGAAGCATTCGCAGATCGCGCTTATACACCGGAAGGGACGCTCGTCCCGCGCTCCCAGCCCGGGGCCGTCCTTCACGATTCCGTCGAAGTGGCCGAACATGTCCTGCGGATGGCCACCGAACAATCCGTCAAGGCAATCGACGGTTCCATCCTCAAAATCAACGCAGAGAGCATCTGCGTCCACGGTGACTCACCCGGCGCAGTTGCAATGGCTGCCGCAGTGAAGTCCGCATTGGGCGATGCCGGTGTAACCATCGGCTCGTTCCTCTAA